AAAGGGATGATTTTCTCCGGATATTGATATGGTCCGAAGGTATTGGAGCCCCTGGTAATCATGACAGGCACCCCCCAGGTTTTGTGGTAAGCCAGGCACATGAGATCACCGCCGGCTTTGCTGGCAGAATACGGGCTTGAAGGGCTGAGGGGATCGCTCTCTTTAAAGGAGCCTTCCTCTATAGAGCCATAGACCTCATCGGTGCTCACCTGAACCATCCGGCTTATCCCAAACTTTTTGACAGCTTCCAGAAGCACGTAAGTTCCGAAGATATCGGTCTGGATGAAGGAACCAGGTTCAAAAAGAGACCGGTCCACGTGGCTTTCGGCTGCGAAATTCACCAGAAGCTCTATTTGGTAAGCCTTTACAGTTTCTTCCACTTTCCCAACATCGCATATATCGCCCTGAACAAAGGTGTAGCGGTCGGGGTAATTCTGGGCCACATCCTTCAGGTTGTCAAGATTGCCCGCATAAGTGAGCTTGTCATATACCACAACCCTGTAGTGAGGGTATTTCTGAAGTATGTAGCGGGTAAAGTTAGAGCCGATGAAGCCTGCGCCACCTGCGATTAGAATCGTAGTCATAGTTAAGGCCTCCTGCACTTTGGACTTTATGCCCCAAACCTGTTCAGCCTGAGAGC
The DNA window shown above is from Anaerolineae bacterium and carries:
- the rfbB gene encoding dTDP-glucose 4,6-dehydratase, translated to MTTILIAGGAGFIGSNFTRYILQKYPHYRVVVYDKLTYAGNLDNLKDVAQNYPDRYTFVQGDICDVGKVEETVKAYQIELLVNFAAESHVDRSLFEPGSFIQTDIFGTYVLLEAVKKFGISRMVQVSTDEVYGSIEEGSFKESDPLSPSSPYSASKAGGDLMCLAYHKTWGVPVMITRGSNTFGPYQYPEKIIPLFITNAIDDQPLPLYGDGLNVRDWLYVLDHCEAIDLVLHQGSPGEIYNVGAGNELTNLELTRRILKLLNKPESLICFVEDRPGHDRRYSLDCTRIRTLGWRPRYDFEEALAETVRWYVENQWWWRKIKSGEYMEFYRKQYEKRLASAKRLETP